The Methanosarcina acetivorans C2A genome includes the window AAAATCATTAACAATAAGCTTATTTAAATGCATCAAACAATATTGATGGACTAACTTATCCCTAAAAATTTCCTTTAATATATCAGGGTATCTCTTATCAAAATCCGTAACGATAAACACTGGCTCTGATGCATCAAGATTTTTCTTTAGAAATTTCTTGATGGTTTCTGGACTCTTATCTTTGAAAAGTTCATCTGCTATCGTTCTTTGAGCTTTTGCATCCAGTAAAGTTAAACGGTATTTCTGACATCTTCCTTCTTTTGGATGTTGTTCGTCATAATGCACCATATGTATATTTTCTGAATATGGAATAGTTTCCTGTTCCATTTCTTTGTAGAATGCTCTAAAAATCGTGCTTCTTGATCTTGGATATATGAAATCCATTAGATCAGAAATTCCATCATATGAAACGTTATGGTATCTGAGTAACTGGAAAAAATCATTGAATGTATCAAAAAGTAAAGTCTTCATATCTTCCCAAAAACTATAATCTTCTTCGTGTGTACTACCACAGTTTGAGCATTTATACCGACCAATGTTGATTTCCCCAAGACCGTCTTTGGTATGGGGATTATAGCCATTATGAACCATTGGAGTATTACAAATTGAACAGACGGGAGGAATTTTTCTACGAAAAATTCCTCGTGTAGTATATTCATAATCGTTTCCAAAACAACCAAAAACGTCTAAGAGAGCATGGAGCTCAGAAAAGTTATTAAGTGTAAGATTTATAGTCACCATTGCTTCTGCCGTAACATCATTACATAATTATAGGATTATAATTTTGTGTAGTGATGTTACACTTACTTTTATCACTAGATTTTGGGACTGAGTCCAGATTTATATTATTTTATTATTCTTTTGTAGAAGATATAATCTTCAAATAACTATTGGTGTTGAGGAAAAAATGCGTTTTGAAACCAGAGTAATTGAAGTCATCCAGAGGACGCCTGATGTAAAAAGTGTACGATTCGAAAAACCTCAGGGATTCAGCTACCTTGCAGGTTAGTACGTAGTCCTGATTTTGGGCGGCAGTTCTGACTCTATGAAGAAACCTTTTACGCTCTCTAGCAGCCCTACTGAAGAGTTTCTTGAAATTACCAAGAAGCTGACAGACCATCCCTTCTCAAATGCTCTGGCAGCCCTGAAACCGGGGGATCAGGTTTCCATAAATGGACCTTTTGGGGAGTTCACCTTCCGGGAGGAGTACAGGAATATAGGCATGCTCTCTGGCGGTATAGGTATAACCCCGCTGCGGAGCATAATCAAATATCTGGTCGATAAGAAGCTAAATACCAGCATAATCCTGCTTTACTCTAACCGCAGTGAGAATGATATAGCCTTCAAAGAAGAGCTTGAGAATGCGCAGAAGCAAAACCCCAACATAAAAATAATTGACACGATCACAAGACCCGGACCGGACTGGAAGGGAATCACAGGAAGGATCAATGCCGAAATGGTCAAAAAATTTATTCCGGATTACCGGGAACGTACGTTCTTTACATGCGGCCCGATGAAAATGGTAGATTCGATGGTTTCTCTTTTACAGGAGCTGGAGATACCGGAAAAACAGATAAAGCGGGAAATTTTTCCAGGTGCGAATTGATCCGGTACAAATTCACAGGTAAGATCCATTAGATAAGGGATTGGACTTGTTTCAGCCGTAACTGGATCGTTAGCTACTAACAGTTATCCAAAAGCATTTTCACTTTGTTTTCTTTTACAGACTAGCCGGCGCTTGACTTTGATATTTAAGTGCGAAAGCTCTATATAATATTGCATAATTTTTAATACTGAGTAGCTTCTGTGATAGACAAGGGGGAAACGAGATTTTCGGAACCGGGATCGCCAATGGAATGACCAGCTAAAAGGATCCTTCACAGGCTTATGTAATATTACTTAACGGCCTGTTACTTAACGACCTGTGCGTTTCAAACCTTCTGTTTCTCTCCGGGAGGCTGCTTTCGATTAAATTTCAGATGGTAAGCTATTTCTCGTAAATTAAGACCATACAAATCAGATTTTTTATAAATATAAAATGAGAAAGGAGGTCTTGAAAATGAGTGAGTTGATAGTTTTTGCTTTTTCGGATGATAAAGGTGCATCTGAAATGGATGAAGCGATCAAGAAGCTTCAAAAAGAACAGTTAATAACCCTTGATGATGCTGCAGTCGTTGTTCGCAACCACGATGGTAAGGTTAAGGTAAAGCAGGCCGTAAACCTTGTAGGCGCAGGTACGGTGGGAGGAGCATTCTGGGGGATGTTGATTGGTTTGCTTTTCTGGATGCCCTGGTTGGGAATGGCAATCGGTGCAATAACAGGTGCCATTTCAGGCAAATTAAGTGATTATGGAATCGATGACGATTTCATTCATGAAGTTGCCGAAACTATTGAACCGGGCGGATCTGCCCTCTTCCTGCTGATCTCAAAGTGGACTGAGGATAAGGTTCTCGAGGAATTAAGCAAATACAATCCAAAAGTGGTACGCACCTCCCTTTCAAAAGACGAAGAAAGCAAACTAAAAGCCGCCTTCGGAGCCGGAGAATGAACAGAGGTCTATAATTATCGAGAGCATGTACTGAAAAACTCAAACACAAAAACTCTCTATGTTTCAAACATTGAGAGGTTTTTTCAGATTTGACCAAAAAATTTTACATAATCTTTCTTTTTTCTTTTTTTCTAAATTTTCAGTGCACGTATTTTCAGTACTTAAAAGCCAGTCTCAATTTTTGGTTAATTTACTACTTGGAGTTTTATCAATTATTTTTAACCATTTGCAGATTTATGAGTTGAAGTTTTGTCAATTGCGATTTCATCAATTGAGTTTCTATCAGAAATAGTACACTCACCTTTTTCAAGGTTTGATCCCGAGTACATCCTCCACATATGCCCTGAGAATCTCTGCAACGCTCCAGGCCTGGGCGATAGAACCACCTGGAGCGTGGGGGTAGTCCCCATCGAACACTTCGGAAATTGTGCCAATACCTGCAACCTCAAGGTGCGCATCAAAGCCTTCAAGAAGAACACGCATTTCCTCAAGACTGCTTTTCGAAGAATTATTGACTTTCAGGTAAGCTTTTACATAGGCTCCGAGGAGCCAGGGCCAGACTGTCCCGTTGTGATAAGCCGTATCTCTGGTGAGAGCGTCTCCACGATACTGTCCTTTATACAGAGGATGATCACTCGAGAGAGTTTTGAGCCCGAAGGGTGTCAGAAGATCTTTTTCAACTCTGTCTACAATTGCTTTTTCTTTCTCAGGAGAAAGCATGGTATAGGGAAGCGAAACAGCAAAGATTTGATTGGGACGGATTGCAGGGTCTTTAACCTGGTTTCCCGCCTCATCCTGATGTATGAGGTCAAAGAGACAGTTAGATTCCGGGTTCCAGAAAGTGTTTTCAAAATTCGAAGCAACGCCTGCTGCAAGAGTCTCATATGAGGAGATATCTTCGCCAAGAAGAGTACCCATGTAAGAAGCGGTTTTCAGAGCGTTATACCAGAGAGCATTTACCTCACAGGCTTTACCTGCTCTTGGAGTTACTGCCCATTCCCCGACTTTGGCATCCATCCAGGTTAGCTGAGGCCCCTGCCAGATAAGATAATCAGAATCCATGCCGATTGCAAAATCCGTGCCTGCACAATAGTTGTCTATAATGCTGCTCACGGTATCCCAGACATCCGAGAGGAAAAGGAAGTCTTGCGTATATGCGAAATAGCGATCCAGAGCATGAATAAACCAGAGAGAAGCATCCACTGTATTATAAATCGGATCTCCTCCGAAAGCCGGGAAAGTATTGGGGATCAGTCCTCTTCGACAGTACCGGGCGAAATTGTTGAGAGCGGACCTTGCCTCCTCGAAACGATAAGGAATTAAAAGCAAGCCGGGCAGAGAAATCATGGAATCCCTTCCCCAGTCAGAGTACCAGTGATATCCTGCAATAACCGTATTTTCACCTGTGGCGTGGTTTTTAACCACAAAAGAGTCGGTCGCCCTGAGAAGCTTAAGAGCAAAGGACTCGATAAGCTTCGAATCGAGAATAAGAAGATTCTGCCTATTTGCTTCCCTTACATAGAGTTTGTCAACTTGCTCGAGAGTAAGAGAAGAAATATCTTTTGTTGAAGCAGCGACAAAAAAGCGTGAAGCTCCCGGTTCGAGTTTGCTTTCAAAATAACCCGGATTGAAGATATCTTCCTGAAAGTTAAGTCCCCGTTTCTTCTCAGTATCATATTCCAGGTTAAAGTACCATATGGGATCAGGATGATACTGGAGATTGGATGAAAGTGAGAAAGTAAAACCATTAGAGCTTGCCAGTTCCACTCCCGCAGGACCGGCTTTCTGATAAAAGGAAAGATATCCGGAACGAGCAGTGAGATTGAAATCTCTTGAGCTGACCAGAGGGAAAATTTTTAGCAAAGCTCCCTCTTTTCTGGAAATTATATCATAGAGGACATAAGTTGTGTTACTGCCATGAACCATGAAGACTTTTTTCTTTAAGGTAAAATCCCCGGCCTGGTAAACCCAGAGGGGAAATGGGCTACGAATGAATTCGGAAAGGTAATTGAAGCCCTCAGGAGAGATATTGTCCGGATATTTGTGGGTCGCAAGTTTATATACTTCTTTGTCGATTGAGATCTCCTCATCAAGGGAAGAAAGCAGCAAAAGTCTTCCCGGAAAATTCTCCGGAGCCGCTACCAGCAGGCCGTGGTAAGTCCTGGTCCCTGCCCCTATGACCGTAGAAGAAGCATATCCTCCAAGCCCGTTGCCTATAACCCATTCTCTTTTTGTTCCTTCTTCGTATGTTGAAAGAAAATCTGCTCCAAGTCTGACCCCACTCATGTATATTTATTGGGGTTGATTTATTAAATAGCTGTACGTTTGGAAAATACTGGCCTGGTCTTCGACAGTATCGCAATTTGCCGTAAATTCAAAGTCAAATTTTTGCATGTCCGATGTAACCTGGTTCTTCTTACCTGGAGTTTTCTTCTTAATAACTTCCTTTCCCTTTTATGGTTTTACGGAATTACGATCTGGAAAATATGTTCCTGAGATTTTCATTCGCCAGGCCGATTGCACTGCAGGCTGCGGGTGTGCCCCCAAGGAGGTTCAGCATCACGAAATCGTGTATTGTTCCCAGGTATCGAACAGTTACGACGTCGACCCCGGCTTGCATCAGCTTGTGGGTATATGCCTCGACTGCGTTACGGCTCACATCATTTTCATCGATGATGAGCAAAGCCGGAGGCTGTCCCTTCAGCTGGTCGTCCGAAGCCTTTAATGGAAATGCTGTCGGCTGCCTGCGCGCTTCCTTCTCGGAAAAATAATTGTCCCAGAAACACTTCATCGCTTCACGGGTAAGCCAGATGTCGGTCGAATACTTCCTATACGATGGGGCGCCGAAATTTGTATCGGTAACAGGATAAAAGAGCACCTGATAAACAATTTTTGGGCCGCCCCGCTCCTTTGCCAGGAGTGAAACGGCCGCCGCCACATTTCCTCCTACGCTGTCGCCGGCAACCGCAAGCCTTGAAGTATCCAGGTTGAATTCTTTCCCATTCTCTGCAATGTATTTTGTCGCAGCATATGCCTCTTCGATCTGTACAGAATATTTTGCCTCAGGAGACAGCGTTAAATTGACAAATACAACCGCGGCATTTGCTCCTTTGGCGATTTCCCTAACCAGCCGGTCATGCGTATCTTTATCCCCCAGTATCCAGCCTGCGCCATGAAAGTACATTACAACAGGTAAGATTTCCTTATTTCCTGCCGATCTTATTATCCTGATAGAAACCTGTCCCTCAGATCCTACCGGAATGGTTAGATTCTCAATGTCCGCAGGTAATTTTGCCACTTCAGCAGCCTGCAAATCGTAAAGAACCTTACAAGCGTCTTTAGGGGAGAGTTTGTAGACTGGAGTGTCACTCTCTCTGTTTATTTTTTCTACAAATATTCTGGTAGCTGGTTCGAGTGAATCTTTTGTCTGATTCATGGATATTGCCCTCCAAGATAATGCGGTAAATTTAGAATTAATAAGCTTTTAAAAATAAACTGAACACATTTTGAACACACCTGTCAGTTTCAAAAATGTTGGTTCTACATATTTTTGGTTCTACCATATTGTTGGTTCTATCATCCATAACACGATTTTGCAGGGTTCAGATTCCCATCCTTAGTTTTGATTATTATATTTGAATTCCATTGCCGGCCAATATATACAGGGGTTATATAAAATCTGAAGAATAAATATTCCTTATGATTAATAATTCAAGAAAGTACTGATAGTATGAGTTGAAAAAGCTTTTTTCCTTTTGCCTCTGCACTTCTAGTGTTGCTTTCAGAAACCCTGTTCCGGTGCAAAACTTTATTAGCTGCCGGAAAAGAAACCTTTCCCATTAATAATTTAGTTTTAATAAATTTAGGGGGATTTGAAAACTGTTGTTAAACGAAGCTGTTGTTAAACGAAGCTGTTGTTAAACGAAGCTGTTGTTAAACAAAGCTGTTGTTAAACGAAGCTGTTGTTAAACAAAGCTGTTGCCAAAAGGAGTTGAGAAGCATGACATATACCTATCTGAACCCGAAAGTAGCTCTTATGGGGGCTGGTTGTGTAAAAGAAATCGGCAAGCATGCAAAAGAGCTTGGGGGTACTAAAGCCCTGATCGTTTCAGGAAGGAGCAGGCATGGAGAAGAACTTGCAGGAGATATCCGGAAAATCCTTGAAACCGCCGGGCTGAAAATAGCAATCTTTCCAGGAGCGGATCCGAACCCGACAGACAGTTCGGTTATGGAAGGGGCAATAATATACGAAAAAGAGAACTGTGACCTGATCGTTGCTGTCGGAGGTGGAAGCCCGATGGATTGTGCAAAAGCCATCGGCATCGTAGCTAAAAACGGAGGGGAGATTAACGACTACGAAGGCATCGGAAAGGTCACGAAGGGTGTCCCTCCGCTTATCACGGTAAATACAACCGCCGGCACCGCAAGTGAGATGACGAGTTTTACAATTATTACGGACACGAAAAGACACATCAAAATGGCAATCGTTGATCCCCGCATCACACCCGACGTAGCAGTTAACGACCCCGAACTGATGGTAAGTATGCCACCGGCGCTTACGGCTGCAACCGGAATGGATGCTCTTACCCATGCAGTTGAAGCTTATGTTTCCACTATTGCTACTCCGACCACCGATGCGGCGGCTATCAAGGCAATCGAGCTAATCTCAAAATATCTGCCCGAAGCTGTTGCCCACGGGGGAGATGTGAGGACAAGAGACATGATGGCTCATGCCGAATATCTTGCAGGCATTGCTTTCAATAACGCTAGCCTTGGCTATGTGCACTCCATGGCCCACCAGCTCGGCGGATTATATGACCTCCCGCACGGCATCTGCAATGCAATTCTCCTTCCCTATGTGGAAATGTACAACAAGGAAGTCTGTCCCGAACGGTTTGCCGATATTGCAAAGGCAATGGGAGAAAAAGTTGAGGGTCTGAGCCCGGAAGAAGCTGCAGACAAAGCCATAGCTGCCATTAAAAAGCTTGCAGCTGACATTGGAATTCCCTCGGGTCTGAAAGAGCTCGGAGCCAGGGAGGAAGACCTCGAACTGCTGGCGGAAAATGCCATGCAGGACGTCTGCCACCTTACAAATCCAAGAGAGCTCTCAAAAGAAGAGGTGATTGAAATTTACAGGAAAGCAATGTGAGTGAAAAAAGTGAATATGTGATCGGAAAAGCTCATGAATTGATCTTAAATTATAAATCCACTTAAATATATATTCTACATATTGTATACATACAGAAGGGGGAACGGGCCTGGATAAATTCGAAGACTCATCAGTTTAGACCATAATGGGGAGAAGGTTCGAGTGCTACTACAGTTTCCCGGGCTGGGAGGCAAACCGGGATTATCCCCCTATCCCGTATCAGGACAAACAGAATACCCGCAAGGGAAGATATCTGGAATACAATAAACAGAGGGAGTGATTTTTAATGGGACGATTAAGGGATAGACTCAAGGATCGTGAAAGCACAGGCGGTCCCGTTAGCCACAAAGCAGAAAGCAAACAACGTTACAAAATGCATGAAAAACTCGTTTCCATAGGGGACGATTACTGGATTGAAAATGAGGCTGGGGAAAGGGCATTTTATGTTGACGGCAAAGCCCTCCGTATTCGTGACACTCTGATCATCAAGGATGTGCAGGGACACGATCTGTACAAGCTCAAAGAAAAGCTGCTAAGGATAAAGGATACGCTGAACATCGAGGACGGACAGGGCAGAACCGTTGCGACGATCAAAAAAGCCCTGGTCACACCTCTCCGCGACCGCTGGAAAGTGGATCTTGAGGACGGGTCTGAAATGGAGGCTCATGGCAATATCCTGGACCAC containing:
- a CDS encoding ISNCY-like element ISMac19 family transposase, with amino-acid sequence MVTINLTLNNFSELHALLDVFGCFGNDYEYTTRGIFRRKIPPVCSICNTPMVHNGYNPHTKDGLGEINIGRYKCSNCGSTHEEDYSFWEDMKTLLFDTFNDFFQLLRYHNVSYDGISDLMDFIYPRSRSTIFRAFYKEMEQETIPYSENIHMVHYDEQHPKEGRCQKYRLTLLDAKAQRTIADELFKDKSPETIKKFLKKNLDASEPVFIVTDFDKRYPDILKEIFRDKLVHQYCLMHLNKLIVNDFPKNTTIEQELLKYRLLSIFYNRENEIKFLQKLQSEELNVINNKEKHQEWIKKAKKEFCQYRHKLKLEIRRKKENLPRNSLEKAKYNFDKLMENIRIYDEKVQKRLWMINKHWLNLTLFHYLPGAPATNNPIESYYSKSLKTDNKKKFRTDKGIENRIKLTQMRRLNLLKKPQKSFMELFRLFSPFKL
- a CDS encoding ferredoxin--NADP reductase translates to MKKPFTLSSSPTEEFLEITKKLTDHPFSNALAALKPGDQVSINGPFGEFTFREEYRNIGMLSGGIGITPLRSIIKYLVDKKLNTSIILLYSNRSENDIAFKEELENAQKQNPNIKIIDTITRPGPDWKGITGRINAEMVKKFIPDYRERTFFTCGPMKMVDSMVSLLQELEIPEKQIKREIFPGAN
- a CDS encoding DUF1269 domain-containing protein — protein: MSELIVFAFSDDKGASEMDEAIKKLQKEQLITLDDAAVVVRNHDGKVKVKQAVNLVGAGTVGGAFWGMLIGLLFWMPWLGMAIGAITGAISGKLSDYGIDDDFIHEVAETIEPGGSALFLLISKWTEDKVLEELSKYNPKVVRTSLSKDEESKLKAAFGAGE
- a CDS encoding amylo-alpha-1,6-glucosidase, whose translation is MSGVRLGADFLSTYEEGTKREWVIGNGLGGYASSTVIGAGTRTYHGLLVAAPENFPGRLLLLSSLDEEISIDKEVYKLATHKYPDNISPEGFNYLSEFIRSPFPLWVYQAGDFTLKKKVFMVHGSNTTYVLYDIISRKEGALLKIFPLVSSRDFNLTARSGYLSFYQKAGPAGVELASSNGFTFSLSSNLQYHPDPIWYFNLEYDTEKKRGLNFQEDIFNPGYFESKLEPGASRFFVAASTKDISSLTLEQVDKLYVREANRQNLLILDSKLIESFALKLLRATDSFVVKNHATGENTVIAGYHWYSDWGRDSMISLPGLLLIPYRFEEARSALNNFARYCRRGLIPNTFPAFGGDPIYNTVDASLWFIHALDRYFAYTQDFLFLSDVWDTVSSIIDNYCAGTDFAIGMDSDYLIWQGPQLTWMDAKVGEWAVTPRAGKACEVNALWYNALKTASYMGTLLGEDISSYETLAAGVASNFENTFWNPESNCLFDLIHQDEAGNQVKDPAIRPNQIFAVSLPYTMLSPEKEKAIVDRVEKDLLTPFGLKTLSSDHPLYKGQYRGDALTRDTAYHNGTVWPWLLGAYVKAYLKVNNSSKSSLEEMRVLLEGFDAHLEVAGIGTISEVFDGDYPHAPGGSIAQAWSVAEILRAYVEDVLGIKP
- a CDS encoding alpha/beta hydrolase; amino-acid sequence: MNQTKDSLEPATRIFVEKINRESDTPVYKLSPKDACKVLYDLQAAEVAKLPADIENLTIPVGSEGQVSIRIIRSAGNKEILPVVMYFHGAGWILGDKDTHDRLVREIAKGANAAVVFVNLTLSPEAKYSVQIEEAYAATKYIAENGKEFNLDTSRLAVAGDSVGGNVAAAVSLLAKERGGPKIVYQVLFYPVTDTNFGAPSYRKYSTDIWLTREAMKCFWDNYFSEKEARRQPTAFPLKASDDQLKGQPPALLIIDENDVSRNAVEAYTHKLMQAGVDVVTVRYLGTIHDFVMLNLLGGTPAACSAIGLANENLRNIFSRS
- a CDS encoding iron-containing alcohol dehydrogenase, producing the protein MTYTYLNPKVALMGAGCVKEIGKHAKELGGTKALIVSGRSRHGEELAGDIRKILETAGLKIAIFPGADPNPTDSSVMEGAIIYEKENCDLIVAVGGGSPMDCAKAIGIVAKNGGEINDYEGIGKVTKGVPPLITVNTTAGTASEMTSFTIITDTKRHIKMAIVDPRITPDVAVNDPELMVSMPPALTAATGMDALTHAVEAYVSTIATPTTDAAAIKAIELISKYLPEAVAHGGDVRTRDMMAHAEYLAGIAFNNASLGYVHSMAHQLGGLYDLPHGICNAILLPYVEMYNKEVCPERFADIAKAMGEKVEGLSPEEAADKAIAAIKKLAADIGIPSGLKELGAREEDLELLAENAMQDVCHLTNPRELSKEEVIEIYRKAM
- a CDS encoding LURP-one-related/scramblase family protein; protein product: MGRLRDRLKDRESTGGPVSHKAESKQRYKMHEKLVSIGDDYWIENEAGERAFYVDGKALRIRDTLIIKDVQGHDLYKLKEKLLRIKDTLNIEDGQGRTVATIKKALVTPLRDRWKVDLEDGSEMEAHGNILDHEYKVESGGEKVAEVSKKWFRIRDTYGVEVSPGQDAALILTITVALDQMAHD